The Alosa sapidissima isolate fAloSap1 chromosome 8, fAloSap1.pri, whole genome shotgun sequence genome contains a region encoding:
- the LOC121715138 gene encoding uncharacterized protein LOC121715138 isoform X3 — MDKIYCLLEKHRLERFYKPFLDIGVKDESDILDISDEDLNNMGLSQVEKNRFKSMLDTIKRLGKGATHLMHEMQMTKSVDGFSLFYSFPKCPECRELRDLDPAQNTVEDLMLRIGYQEGVGNNMGVCLFTAEGMPLTDDPFFNTWSLHDRHVEKESHLYVIFTPKENLPPLQPAQPVTEPSGMDTVRCHVMLRGNYEVKVNLEDHTLADLKRGLAFESGIPSHVLQLRDLQWSNDTLEDIGINEDSLVHFFLSSLSEECPNIEQFLKADIQPSVQQTMKGMSVFFSSLYSIRIKQVGGFQNVVAYIRRLTGCHALAQILYQLICRNEIGTKVQKIALVEGLYILFRELLPNRSSKSCDVIIEDGEVFEFSPECWGYLLSQSERESIEHENFAPMSLCCLSTRIRFSEPVRIANLPDICERSTVLRAVNADGEKMPNCTLEDMRKSIKKDTFMEKIILSIPPMMKTYPLWLSYAHVPGSNFRVHPEKSFSQMKEDLVAYAHLQIIPPLQPLHGFAEAPCLMYLSENNLGVYPQISKGGTVAFLFNSLTGKEEAVKLKKLAKELGDVRTDLSVRTTRTPKEAIMVILDTSRSMNEECYSDTKMRKLDAVKQLFDAFANRSMAYDFPHLISLVTFGRGVKIMHRFTENLEKFKAHVHSLKASGPTPLYDALSQSVSELNNIKTKFPECRLRVICLTDGNDVGSETTPVCIARMLMSANIVVDSILVGQADNNVLHGISNVTGGCCFKPDTSKTALKLFEMETVLSLESRKLKYKLPQSITSVKLTGIFATHGYDVTPQVKLPPGVEDKVVVTEDALKKKILESKTTRFMEKDRRIMEELKSLHCDPHPYCSVFPSDTDFTFWKILMQGPPDTPYENGVFELYCQFGDAYPVKPPLVRFITPVYHCNVNNVGRICHNIFDRNYSANITMREILNAVYGLLIAPEPDDPLDSVLAEEFITSPDTYKEKAQKNTEAIAKATMYDMEKKLLGADTQRACVPPYFICPLTKKMFVEPVKTTHGQIYERRAIEDYLKQTKTDPQSGAPLDESGLKPDKDLKRLVKKYRAEQLKET; from the exons gtTTAAGTCAAGTGGAGAAGAACCGGTTTAAAAGCATGCTGGACACTATTAAAAGACTCGGAAAAGGTGCCACCCATCTCATGCATGAAATGCAAATGACGAAGTCAGTGGACGGGTTCAGTCTCTTTTATTCATTCCCCAAGTGTCCTGAGTGCAGAGAGTTAAGGG aCTTGGATCCAGCACAAAACACTGTGGAAGATCTTATGCTCCGAATTGGTTATCAGGAGGGTGTAGGTAACAATATGGGTGTTTGCCTTTTCACTGCCGAGGGAATGCCACTCACTGATGATCCCTTTTTCAACACAT GGTCGTTACATGACAGGCAcgtagagaaagagagtcatCTCTATGTCATATTCACACCTAAAGAGAATCTTCCACCACTGCAACCAGCTCAGCCAGTCACAGAACCCTCAGGGATGGACACGGTGCGCTGTCACGTCATGCTGAGG GGTAATTATGAAGTTAAAGTAAACCTGGAAGACCATACATTGGCTGACCTGAAAAGAGGGCTGGCGTTTGAAAGTGGAATACCATCACATGTGCTTCAGTTAAG GGATCTACAATGGAGTAATGACACCTTGGAAGACATCGGGATAAATGAGGActctttggtgcatttcttcctttcttcactTAGTGAGGAGTGTCCGAATATTGAGCAGTTTCTCAAGGCGGACATCCAGCCCTCTGTGCAGCAGACTATGAAGGGCATGAGTGTCTTCTTTTCATCTTTATATTCCATC AGAATAAAACAAGTTGGAGGATTCCAGAATGTGGTGGCGTATATCCGCAGGCTCACTGGATGTCATGCACTGGCTCAGATTCTGTATCAGCTGATATGCAGGAATGAAATAGGGACCAAAGTGCAGAAG ATTGCTCTTGTGGAAGGGCTCTATATCCTTTTCAGAGAGCTATTACCAAATCGTTCGTCCAAATCATGTGATGTGATCATTGAAGATGGTGAAGTTTTTGAATTCTCCCCTGAATGCTGGGGCTACTTGTTGTCTCAGTCTGAG AGGGAGAGCATAGAGCATGAGAACTTTGCTCCAATGTCCTTGTGTTGTCTGAGCACAAGGATACGGTTTTCTGAACCTGTGCGGATTGCAAACCTTCCAGACATTTGTGAACGATCTACTGTTCTGCGGGCAGTAAACG CAGATGGGGAAAAAATGCCCAATTGCACACTTGAAGATATGAGGAAGTCAATCAAGAAAGACACTTTCATGGAAAAAATCATCCTCAGCATCCCACCGATGATGAAGACTTACCCGCTGTGGCTCTCCTATGCACATGTGCCTGGCAGCAA CTTCAGGGTCCATCCAGAGAAGTCGTTTTCTCAGATGAAAGAGGATTTGGTGGCATATGCACACTTGCAGATTATTCCTCCACTGCAGCCATTGCATGGTTTTGCGGAAGCGCCGTGCTTGATGTATCTCTCGGAGA ACAACCTTGGTGTGTATCCTCAGATCTCCAAGGGAGGCACGGTAGCTTTTCTTTTTAACAGTCTGACTGGGAAAGAAGAGGCAGTGAAGTTAAAGAAATTGGCAAAAGA ACTCGGGGATGTGAGGACAGACCTATCGGTGAGGACAACTAGAACCCCAAAAGAGGCAATCATG GTTATTTTGGATACAAGTCGTTCTATGAACGAAGAATGCTACTCGGACACCAAAATGAGAAAGCTTGATGCTGTGAAACAGCTGTTTGATGCTTTTGCAAACAGAAGCATGGCGTATGATTTCCCACATCTGATCAGTCTTGTGACTTTTGGGAGAGGAGTCAAAATCATGCACAGGTTTACAGAAAACCTGGAGAAGTTCAAG GCACATGTGCACAGTCTAAAGGCATCTGGACCAACACCTCTATATGATGCATTGTCTCAAAGTGTTTCTGAGCTCAACAACATTAAAACAAAATTTCCTGAGTGCCGTCTACGTGTCATATGTTTAACAGATGGAAATGATGTTGG GTCAGAGACAACCCCTGTGTGTATTGCACGCATGTTGATGAGTGCCAACATTGTTGTTGACAGCATCCTGGTCGGACAAGCTGATAACAACGTACTGCATGGGATTAGTAATGTAACAG GAGGATGCTGTTTTAAACCAGACACAAGTAAAACGGCTCTGAAACTCTTCGAAATGGAAACAGTCCTCTCTCTGGAAAGCAGAAAACTCAAGTATAAGTTACCACAATCCATCACATCTGTG AAGTTGACAGGAATCTTTGCCACCCATGGCTACGATGTCACACCACAGGTGAAATTGCCCCCGGGAGTAGAGGATAAAGTGGTGGTGACTGAAGA TGCTCTGAAGAAAAAGATTCTGGAATCCAAAACGACACGCTTCATGGAGAAGGACCGACGCATCATGGAGGAGCTGAAAAGCCTGCACTGCGATCCCCATCCCTACTGTTCAGTCTTCCCCTCAGACACGGACTTCA CGTTTTGGAAGATCCTGATGCAGGGCCCTCCAGACACTCCGTATGAGAACGGGGTTTTTGAACTCTACTGTCAGTTTGGTGACGCCTATCCAGTGAAACCACCTCTAGTGCGTTTCATCACACCT GTGTACCACTGCAACGTGAACAATGTTGGACGAATCTGCCACAACATATTTGATCGTAACTACTCTGCTAACATCACCATGAGGGAGATCCTGAATGCAGTGTACGGCCTCCTCATAGCCCCAGAGCCTGATGATCCTTTAGACAG TGTCTTAGCAGAAGAATTCATTACCAGCCCCGACACATACAAAGAAAAGGCCCAGAAAAACACAGAAGCCATTGCAAAAGCAACAATGTATGACATGGAAAAG AAATTGCTGGGAGCAGATACTCAAAGGGCATGTGTGCCTCCTTACTTCATATGCCCACTGACTAAGAAGATGTTTGTTGAGCCAGTAAAGACAACACATGGGCAAATCTATGAGCGACGAGCAATCGAAGATTACCTGAAGCA AACCAAAACTGATCCACAATCTGGTGCCCCTCTTGATGAATCAGGCCTGAAGCCAGATAAAGACCTGAAACGTCTGGTGAAAAAGTATCGAGCCGAACAACTTAAGGAGACATGA
- the LOC121715138 gene encoding uncharacterized protein LOC121715138 isoform X1, with protein MDKIYCLLEKHRLERFYKPFLDIGVKDESDILDISDEDLNNMGLSQVEKNRFKSMLDTIKRLGKGATHLMHEMQMTKSVDGFSLFYSFPKCPECRELRDLDPAQNTVEDLMLRIGYQEGVGNNMGVCLFTAEGMPLTDDPFFNTWSLHDRHVEKESHLYVIFTPKENLPPLQPAQPVTEPSGMDTVRCHVMLRGNYEVKVNLEDHTLADLKRGLAFESGIPSHVLQLRDLQWSNDTLEDIGINEDSLVHFFLSSLSEECPNIEQFLKADIQPSVQQTMKGMSVFFSSLYSIRIKQVGGFQNVVAYIRRLTGCHALAQILYQLICRNEIGTKVQKIALVEGLYILFRELLPNRSSKSCDVIIEDGEVFEFSPECWGYLLSQSERESIEHENFAPMSLCCLSTRIRFSEPVRIANLPDICERSTVLRAVNADGEKMPNCTLEDMRKSIKKDTFMEKIILSIPPMMKTYPLWLSYAHVPGSNFRVHPEKSFSQMKEDLVAYAHLQIIPPLQPLHGFAEAPCLMYLSENNLGVYPQISKGGTVAFLFNSLTGKEEAVKLKKLAKELGDVRTDLSVRTTRTPKEAIMVILDTSRSMNEECYSDTKMRKLDAVKQLFDAFANRSMAYDFPHLISLVTFGRGVKIMHRFTENLEKFKAHVHSLKASGPTPLYDALSQSVSELNNIKTKFPECRLRVICLTDGNDVGSETTPVCIARMLMSANIVVDSILVGQADNNVLHGISNVTGGCCFKPDTSKTALKLFEMETVLSLESRKLKYKLPQSITSVKKLTGIFATHGYDVTPQVKLPPGVEDKVVVTEDALKKKILESKTTRFMEKDRRIMEELKSLHCDPHPYCSVFPSDTDFTFWKILMQGPPDTPYENGVFELYCQFGDAYPVKPPLVRFITPVYHCNVNNVGRICHNIFDRNYSANITMREILNAVYGLLIAPEPDDPLDSVLAEEFITSPDTYKEKAQKNTEAIAKATMYDMEKKLLGADTQRACVPPYFICPLTKKMFVEPVKTTHGQIYERRAIEDYLKQTKTDPQSGAPLDESGLKPDKDLKRLVKKYRAEQLKET; from the exons gtTTAAGTCAAGTGGAGAAGAACCGGTTTAAAAGCATGCTGGACACTATTAAAAGACTCGGAAAAGGTGCCACCCATCTCATGCATGAAATGCAAATGACGAAGTCAGTGGACGGGTTCAGTCTCTTTTATTCATTCCCCAAGTGTCCTGAGTGCAGAGAGTTAAGGG aCTTGGATCCAGCACAAAACACTGTGGAAGATCTTATGCTCCGAATTGGTTATCAGGAGGGTGTAGGTAACAATATGGGTGTTTGCCTTTTCACTGCCGAGGGAATGCCACTCACTGATGATCCCTTTTTCAACACAT GGTCGTTACATGACAGGCAcgtagagaaagagagtcatCTCTATGTCATATTCACACCTAAAGAGAATCTTCCACCACTGCAACCAGCTCAGCCAGTCACAGAACCCTCAGGGATGGACACGGTGCGCTGTCACGTCATGCTGAGG GGTAATTATGAAGTTAAAGTAAACCTGGAAGACCATACATTGGCTGACCTGAAAAGAGGGCTGGCGTTTGAAAGTGGAATACCATCACATGTGCTTCAGTTAAG GGATCTACAATGGAGTAATGACACCTTGGAAGACATCGGGATAAATGAGGActctttggtgcatttcttcctttcttcactTAGTGAGGAGTGTCCGAATATTGAGCAGTTTCTCAAGGCGGACATCCAGCCCTCTGTGCAGCAGACTATGAAGGGCATGAGTGTCTTCTTTTCATCTTTATATTCCATC AGAATAAAACAAGTTGGAGGATTCCAGAATGTGGTGGCGTATATCCGCAGGCTCACTGGATGTCATGCACTGGCTCAGATTCTGTATCAGCTGATATGCAGGAATGAAATAGGGACCAAAGTGCAGAAG ATTGCTCTTGTGGAAGGGCTCTATATCCTTTTCAGAGAGCTATTACCAAATCGTTCGTCCAAATCATGTGATGTGATCATTGAAGATGGTGAAGTTTTTGAATTCTCCCCTGAATGCTGGGGCTACTTGTTGTCTCAGTCTGAG AGGGAGAGCATAGAGCATGAGAACTTTGCTCCAATGTCCTTGTGTTGTCTGAGCACAAGGATACGGTTTTCTGAACCTGTGCGGATTGCAAACCTTCCAGACATTTGTGAACGATCTACTGTTCTGCGGGCAGTAAACG CAGATGGGGAAAAAATGCCCAATTGCACACTTGAAGATATGAGGAAGTCAATCAAGAAAGACACTTTCATGGAAAAAATCATCCTCAGCATCCCACCGATGATGAAGACTTACCCGCTGTGGCTCTCCTATGCACATGTGCCTGGCAGCAA CTTCAGGGTCCATCCAGAGAAGTCGTTTTCTCAGATGAAAGAGGATTTGGTGGCATATGCACACTTGCAGATTATTCCTCCACTGCAGCCATTGCATGGTTTTGCGGAAGCGCCGTGCTTGATGTATCTCTCGGAGA ACAACCTTGGTGTGTATCCTCAGATCTCCAAGGGAGGCACGGTAGCTTTTCTTTTTAACAGTCTGACTGGGAAAGAAGAGGCAGTGAAGTTAAAGAAATTGGCAAAAGA ACTCGGGGATGTGAGGACAGACCTATCGGTGAGGACAACTAGAACCCCAAAAGAGGCAATCATG GTTATTTTGGATACAAGTCGTTCTATGAACGAAGAATGCTACTCGGACACCAAAATGAGAAAGCTTGATGCTGTGAAACAGCTGTTTGATGCTTTTGCAAACAGAAGCATGGCGTATGATTTCCCACATCTGATCAGTCTTGTGACTTTTGGGAGAGGAGTCAAAATCATGCACAGGTTTACAGAAAACCTGGAGAAGTTCAAG GCACATGTGCACAGTCTAAAGGCATCTGGACCAACACCTCTATATGATGCATTGTCTCAAAGTGTTTCTGAGCTCAACAACATTAAAACAAAATTTCCTGAGTGCCGTCTACGTGTCATATGTTTAACAGATGGAAATGATGTTGG GTCAGAGACAACCCCTGTGTGTATTGCACGCATGTTGATGAGTGCCAACATTGTTGTTGACAGCATCCTGGTCGGACAAGCTGATAACAACGTACTGCATGGGATTAGTAATGTAACAG GAGGATGCTGTTTTAAACCAGACACAAGTAAAACGGCTCTGAAACTCTTCGAAATGGAAACAGTCCTCTCTCTGGAAAGCAGAAAACTCAAGTATAAGTTACCACAATCCATCACATCTGTG AAGAAGTTGACAGGAATCTTTGCCACCCATGGCTACGATGTCACACCACAGGTGAAATTGCCCCCGGGAGTAGAGGATAAAGTGGTGGTGACTGAAGA TGCTCTGAAGAAAAAGATTCTGGAATCCAAAACGACACGCTTCATGGAGAAGGACCGACGCATCATGGAGGAGCTGAAAAGCCTGCACTGCGATCCCCATCCCTACTGTTCAGTCTTCCCCTCAGACACGGACTTCA CGTTTTGGAAGATCCTGATGCAGGGCCCTCCAGACACTCCGTATGAGAACGGGGTTTTTGAACTCTACTGTCAGTTTGGTGACGCCTATCCAGTGAAACCACCTCTAGTGCGTTTCATCACACCT GTGTACCACTGCAACGTGAACAATGTTGGACGAATCTGCCACAACATATTTGATCGTAACTACTCTGCTAACATCACCATGAGGGAGATCCTGAATGCAGTGTACGGCCTCCTCATAGCCCCAGAGCCTGATGATCCTTTAGACAG TGTCTTAGCAGAAGAATTCATTACCAGCCCCGACACATACAAAGAAAAGGCCCAGAAAAACACAGAAGCCATTGCAAAAGCAACAATGTATGACATGGAAAAG AAATTGCTGGGAGCAGATACTCAAAGGGCATGTGTGCCTCCTTACTTCATATGCCCACTGACTAAGAAGATGTTTGTTGAGCCAGTAAAGACAACACATGGGCAAATCTATGAGCGACGAGCAATCGAAGATTACCTGAAGCA AACCAAAACTGATCCACAATCTGGTGCCCCTCTTGATGAATCAGGCCTGAAGCCAGATAAAGACCTGAAACGTCTGGTGAAAAAGTATCGAGCCGAACAACTTAAGGAGACATGA
- the LOC121715138 gene encoding uncharacterized protein LOC121715138 isoform X2 translates to MDKIYCLLEKHRLERFYKPFLDIGVKDESDILDISDEDLNNMGLSQVEKNRFKSMLDTIKRLGKGATHLMHEMQMTKSVDGFSLFYSFPKCPECRELRDLDPAQNTVEDLMLRIGYQEGVGNNMGVCLFTAEGMPLTDDPFFNTWSLHDRHVEKESHLYVIFTPKENLPPLQPAQPVTEPSGMDTVRCHVMLRGNYEVKVNLEDHTLADLKRGLAFESGIPSHVLQLRDLQWSNDTLEDIGINEDSLVHFFLSSLSEECPNIEQFLKADIQPSVQQTMKGMSVFFSSLYSIRIKQVGGFQNVVAYIRRLTGCHALAQILYQLICRNEIGTKVQKIALVEGLYILFRELLPNRSSKSCDVIIEDGEVFEFSPECWGYLLSQSERESIEHENFAPMSLCCLSTRIRFSEPVRIANLPDICERSTVLRAVNDGEKMPNCTLEDMRKSIKKDTFMEKIILSIPPMMKTYPLWLSYAHVPGSNFRVHPEKSFSQMKEDLVAYAHLQIIPPLQPLHGFAEAPCLMYLSENNLGVYPQISKGGTVAFLFNSLTGKEEAVKLKKLAKELGDVRTDLSVRTTRTPKEAIMVILDTSRSMNEECYSDTKMRKLDAVKQLFDAFANRSMAYDFPHLISLVTFGRGVKIMHRFTENLEKFKAHVHSLKASGPTPLYDALSQSVSELNNIKTKFPECRLRVICLTDGNDVGSETTPVCIARMLMSANIVVDSILVGQADNNVLHGISNVTGGCCFKPDTSKTALKLFEMETVLSLESRKLKYKLPQSITSVKKLTGIFATHGYDVTPQVKLPPGVEDKVVVTEDALKKKILESKTTRFMEKDRRIMEELKSLHCDPHPYCSVFPSDTDFTFWKILMQGPPDTPYENGVFELYCQFGDAYPVKPPLVRFITPVYHCNVNNVGRICHNIFDRNYSANITMREILNAVYGLLIAPEPDDPLDSVLAEEFITSPDTYKEKAQKNTEAIAKATMYDMEKKLLGADTQRACVPPYFICPLTKKMFVEPVKTTHGQIYERRAIEDYLKQTKTDPQSGAPLDESGLKPDKDLKRLVKKYRAEQLKET, encoded by the exons gtTTAAGTCAAGTGGAGAAGAACCGGTTTAAAAGCATGCTGGACACTATTAAAAGACTCGGAAAAGGTGCCACCCATCTCATGCATGAAATGCAAATGACGAAGTCAGTGGACGGGTTCAGTCTCTTTTATTCATTCCCCAAGTGTCCTGAGTGCAGAGAGTTAAGGG aCTTGGATCCAGCACAAAACACTGTGGAAGATCTTATGCTCCGAATTGGTTATCAGGAGGGTGTAGGTAACAATATGGGTGTTTGCCTTTTCACTGCCGAGGGAATGCCACTCACTGATGATCCCTTTTTCAACACAT GGTCGTTACATGACAGGCAcgtagagaaagagagtcatCTCTATGTCATATTCACACCTAAAGAGAATCTTCCACCACTGCAACCAGCTCAGCCAGTCACAGAACCCTCAGGGATGGACACGGTGCGCTGTCACGTCATGCTGAGG GGTAATTATGAAGTTAAAGTAAACCTGGAAGACCATACATTGGCTGACCTGAAAAGAGGGCTGGCGTTTGAAAGTGGAATACCATCACATGTGCTTCAGTTAAG GGATCTACAATGGAGTAATGACACCTTGGAAGACATCGGGATAAATGAGGActctttggtgcatttcttcctttcttcactTAGTGAGGAGTGTCCGAATATTGAGCAGTTTCTCAAGGCGGACATCCAGCCCTCTGTGCAGCAGACTATGAAGGGCATGAGTGTCTTCTTTTCATCTTTATATTCCATC AGAATAAAACAAGTTGGAGGATTCCAGAATGTGGTGGCGTATATCCGCAGGCTCACTGGATGTCATGCACTGGCTCAGATTCTGTATCAGCTGATATGCAGGAATGAAATAGGGACCAAAGTGCAGAAG ATTGCTCTTGTGGAAGGGCTCTATATCCTTTTCAGAGAGCTATTACCAAATCGTTCGTCCAAATCATGTGATGTGATCATTGAAGATGGTGAAGTTTTTGAATTCTCCCCTGAATGCTGGGGCTACTTGTTGTCTCAGTCTGAG AGGGAGAGCATAGAGCATGAGAACTTTGCTCCAATGTCCTTGTGTTGTCTGAGCACAAGGATACGGTTTTCTGAACCTGTGCGGATTGCAAACCTTCCAGACATTTGTGAACGATCTACTGTTCTGCGGGCAGTAAACG ATGGGGAAAAAATGCCCAATTGCACACTTGAAGATATGAGGAAGTCAATCAAGAAAGACACTTTCATGGAAAAAATCATCCTCAGCATCCCACCGATGATGAAGACTTACCCGCTGTGGCTCTCCTATGCACATGTGCCTGGCAGCAA CTTCAGGGTCCATCCAGAGAAGTCGTTTTCTCAGATGAAAGAGGATTTGGTGGCATATGCACACTTGCAGATTATTCCTCCACTGCAGCCATTGCATGGTTTTGCGGAAGCGCCGTGCTTGATGTATCTCTCGGAGA ACAACCTTGGTGTGTATCCTCAGATCTCCAAGGGAGGCACGGTAGCTTTTCTTTTTAACAGTCTGACTGGGAAAGAAGAGGCAGTGAAGTTAAAGAAATTGGCAAAAGA ACTCGGGGATGTGAGGACAGACCTATCGGTGAGGACAACTAGAACCCCAAAAGAGGCAATCATG GTTATTTTGGATACAAGTCGTTCTATGAACGAAGAATGCTACTCGGACACCAAAATGAGAAAGCTTGATGCTGTGAAACAGCTGTTTGATGCTTTTGCAAACAGAAGCATGGCGTATGATTTCCCACATCTGATCAGTCTTGTGACTTTTGGGAGAGGAGTCAAAATCATGCACAGGTTTACAGAAAACCTGGAGAAGTTCAAG GCACATGTGCACAGTCTAAAGGCATCTGGACCAACACCTCTATATGATGCATTGTCTCAAAGTGTTTCTGAGCTCAACAACATTAAAACAAAATTTCCTGAGTGCCGTCTACGTGTCATATGTTTAACAGATGGAAATGATGTTGG GTCAGAGACAACCCCTGTGTGTATTGCACGCATGTTGATGAGTGCCAACATTGTTGTTGACAGCATCCTGGTCGGACAAGCTGATAACAACGTACTGCATGGGATTAGTAATGTAACAG GAGGATGCTGTTTTAAACCAGACACAAGTAAAACGGCTCTGAAACTCTTCGAAATGGAAACAGTCCTCTCTCTGGAAAGCAGAAAACTCAAGTATAAGTTACCACAATCCATCACATCTGTG AAGAAGTTGACAGGAATCTTTGCCACCCATGGCTACGATGTCACACCACAGGTGAAATTGCCCCCGGGAGTAGAGGATAAAGTGGTGGTGACTGAAGA TGCTCTGAAGAAAAAGATTCTGGAATCCAAAACGACACGCTTCATGGAGAAGGACCGACGCATCATGGAGGAGCTGAAAAGCCTGCACTGCGATCCCCATCCCTACTGTTCAGTCTTCCCCTCAGACACGGACTTCA CGTTTTGGAAGATCCTGATGCAGGGCCCTCCAGACACTCCGTATGAGAACGGGGTTTTTGAACTCTACTGTCAGTTTGGTGACGCCTATCCAGTGAAACCACCTCTAGTGCGTTTCATCACACCT GTGTACCACTGCAACGTGAACAATGTTGGACGAATCTGCCACAACATATTTGATCGTAACTACTCTGCTAACATCACCATGAGGGAGATCCTGAATGCAGTGTACGGCCTCCTCATAGCCCCAGAGCCTGATGATCCTTTAGACAG TGTCTTAGCAGAAGAATTCATTACCAGCCCCGACACATACAAAGAAAAGGCCCAGAAAAACACAGAAGCCATTGCAAAAGCAACAATGTATGACATGGAAAAG AAATTGCTGGGAGCAGATACTCAAAGGGCATGTGTGCCTCCTTACTTCATATGCCCACTGACTAAGAAGATGTTTGTTGAGCCAGTAAAGACAACACATGGGCAAATCTATGAGCGACGAGCAATCGAAGATTACCTGAAGCA AACCAAAACTGATCCACAATCTGGTGCCCCTCTTGATGAATCAGGCCTGAAGCCAGATAAAGACCTGAAACGTCTGGTGAAAAAGTATCGAGCCGAACAACTTAAGGAGACATGA